One window of the Triticum dicoccoides isolate Atlit2015 ecotype Zavitan chromosome 3B, WEW_v2.0, whole genome shotgun sequence genome contains the following:
- the LOC119279267 gene encoding glyceraldehyde-3-phosphate dehydrogenase 1, cytosolic-like, translated as MTRMARRPLPYLVQASRSRAEFLEASRSHGAASQVPARRRCSSGSPPSPVEEGPAAAIIPRLNFVPRSSGDGEEMGGGESKPRLDREGGDQEGGAFGDVPDPYAVCPADTVFPALLSCPVAPSLQAQLPDKDAPVDTSPMYVKGDPFAKTMYQDSEVGPRKRSRDEEDIIPVAELNEVIKNVAETVFDEQHRSFEYMDRDWLTKGEYETLEFRKKAHPPQFYEVKKSKRGGLKLGPRPGKATKPRIGINGLGRIGRLVARLILHSKKMELVVVNDPFVSANDIATALADMPPDLFPPTKVLAISEPEKIPWGNLGADYVVESTGVFTDTDTASSHLMGGAKKVIICALSNEAPTFVYGVNENTYTPDIRIISVADTATICLALLAKILHTKFGIRECHALSSAIPDLVDRFHVTVSHDPQVKLSCVELAVRLDECADYEMIKDSVRKESSSEELHYVLANLEGGVGLKATDYLGDCRSCFFDADAGGMLGDGSFKLFAWFNHQRSYGQRCTDMILHMAKKSRVD; from the exons TGGAGGAAGGCCCTGCTGCCGCCATCATCCCTCGCCTGAACTTTGTCCCGCGgagctccggcgacggcgaggagatGGGCGGGGGTGAATCAAAGCCTAGATTAGATCGGGAAGGAGGAGATCAGGAGGGAGGGG CATTTGGAGATGTGCCGGACCCCTATGCCGTGTGCCCAGCTGACACGGTGTTCCCAGCGCTCCTGAGCTGCCCTGTGGCGCCTTCGCTGCAGGCCCAGCTTCCCGACAAAGATGCACCGGTGGACACGAGCCCGATGTACGTCAAGGGGGATCCGTTTGCCAAGACGATGTACCAGGATAGTGAAGTCGGGCCCAGGAAGCGGAGCCGTGATGAGGAGGATATTATACCTGTGGCAGAGCTCAACGAGGTCATCAAGAACGTGGCGGAAACTGTTTTTGATGAGCAGCATAGGAGTTTTGAGTACATGGACAGGGACTGGCTTACAAAGGGTGAGTATGAAACGTTGGAGTTCAGAAAGAAGGCTCACCCACCTCAGTTCTATGAAGTCAAG AAATCAAAGCGTGGCGGACTTAAGCTCGGACCCCGACCTGGTAAAGCAACCAAACCGAGGATTGGGATCAATGGTTTGGGGCGGATCGGGAGACTTGTGGCCAGGCTTATTTTGCACAGCAAGAAAATGGAACTAGTCGTCGTCAACGACCCTTTTGTGAGCGCAAATGACATT GCTACAGCGCTAGCGGACATGCCTCCTGATTTATTCCCTCCCACCAAAGTTCTAGCTATTTC TGAGCCTGAAAAAATACCCTGGGGCAATCTCGGCGCAGACTACGTCGTGGAGAGCACTGGAGTATTCACTGACACGGATACTGCCAGCTCTCACTTGATG GGTGGCGCCAAGAAGGTTATCATCTGTGCTCTGAGCAATGAAGCTCCCACATTTGTTTACGGTGTCAATGAAAATACGTACACACCAGATATTAGGATCATCTCAGTTGCTGATACCGCTACAATTTGTCTTGCTCTGCTCGCCAAG ATCCTCCACACTAAATTTGGCATCAGAGAGTGCCAT GCACTCAGTTCCGCTATTCCTGATTTAGTCGACAGGTTCCATGTGACGGTGAGCCATGATCCTCAGGTGAAACTGTCTTGTGTGGAACTGGCCGTTAGGCTTGACGAGTGTGCTGACTATGAGATGATCAAGGATTCTGTCAG GAAGGAGTCTTCTTCAGAGGAACTTCACTATGTACTAGCTAACCTGGAGGGAGGAGTGGGGCTCAAGGCCACAGATTATTTAGGAGATTGCAG GTCGTGCTTCTTTGATGCCGATGCTGGAGGTATGCTGGGGGACGGTTCCTTCAAGCTCTTCGCATGGTTCAACCACCAGCGCAGCTACGG CCAGCGCTGCACTGACATGATTCTACACATGGCGAAGAAGTCTAGAGTTGATTGA